The following are encoded together in the Thalassomonas haliotis genome:
- a CDS encoding (2Fe-2S)-binding protein: MSQQIQMTVNDQQVGPVDVPEGLKMIEFLHEYLNLTGTKFGCGAGVCHACTVIVEGKNGVSEVVRTCISGVERFADKKVRTVEGHAKRNAAGEITELTPVQMAFLEHFSFQCGWCTSGFINETTALMERLAKAPVATANVEQVIEEALKEHICRCTGYVKYYQGVKDLILNTKGLTY; encoded by the coding sequence ATGAGCCAGCAAATTCAAATGACAGTAAATGATCAGCAAGTCGGTCCGGTGGACGTACCGGAAGGGCTGAAAATGATCGAGTTTTTACATGAATACCTGAACCTGACCGGCACGAAATTCGGCTGCGGTGCCGGTGTTTGTCACGCCTGTACCGTGATTGTCGAAGGAAAAAACGGCGTCAGTGAGGTGGTCAGAACCTGTATCAGCGGTGTCGAGCGTTTTGCCGATAAAAAAGTACGTACCGTTGAAGGGCATGCCAAGCGTAATGCCGCAGGGGAAATTACCGAATTAACCCCGGTACAAATGGCCTTTTTAGAGCACTTTTCTTTCCAGTGCGGCTGGTGTACCTCAGGTTTTATCAATGAAACCACGGCGCTGATGGAAAGGCTGGCAAAAGCTCCGGTGGCAACAGCAAATGTTGAACAGGTGATTGAAGAGGCGTTAAAAGAGCATATTTGCCGCTGTACCGGTTATGTTAAGTATTATCAGGGGGTGAAAGATCTGATCTTAAACACTAAGGGGTTGACCTACTGA
- a CDS encoding NarK family nitrate/nitrite MFS transporter yields MSTQDGIKIWSFTGKMKVLHLSWIAFFITFVVWFNHAPLLAVIGTSLGLTASEIKTLLILNVALTIPARVIIGMLTDKYGPRLTYSLLLGTCSVPCFMFAMADSFEQAAIARFLLGFIGAGFVIGIRMVSEWFPANELGTAEGIYGGWGNFGSAAAAMSLPAIALFFGGDDGWRYAIGLSGLLSLMFSFIWYFNVNDTPKGSTYFKPKQTGAMEVTSKGDFFLLLVAKLPMYAALFLLTWKLSPAGVDLLSDTGANVAYIALVLLYLLEVKQTYKVNRQVFTEEIPEAHRYKFRQVVVLNVLYFATFGSELAVISMLPLFFAEVFSLDMVYAGLLASLYAFMNLMSRPGGGWISDRFGRKKTLLILTAGLALGYLAMSAIDNTWPLFVAVLAAMACSFFVQAGEGAVFAAVPLIKRRLTGQIAGMTGAYGNVGAVVYLTVLSMVSYQTFFLVIAGTAVLGFTALLFMEEPSGTITEVREDGTIELINVSSH; encoded by the coding sequence ATGAGTACTCAAGATGGCATTAAGATTTGGTCCTTCACCGGCAAAATGAAGGTTTTGCACTTAAGTTGGATCGCCTTTTTCATTACCTTTGTTGTCTGGTTTAACCATGCCCCGCTGCTGGCGGTCATAGGAACCAGTTTAGGATTGACTGCCAGTGAGATAAAAACACTGCTCATCCTCAATGTCGCCCTGACCATACCCGCGCGGGTGATTATAGGTATGCTCACCGACAAATACGGCCCCCGGCTGACCTACAGCTTATTGCTGGGCACCTGTAGCGTCCCCTGCTTTATGTTTGCCATGGCGGACAGCTTTGAGCAGGCAGCCATCGCCCGCTTTTTATTGGGCTTTATCGGCGCCGGTTTCGTGATTGGTATCCGCATGGTCAGTGAATGGTTTCCTGCCAATGAGTTAGGCACGGCCGAGGGCATATATGGCGGTTGGGGAAATTTTGGCTCCGCGGCGGCGGCCATGTCATTACCCGCTATCGCCCTGTTTTTTGGCGGCGATGACGGCTGGCGCTATGCCATAGGCTTAAGCGGCTTGCTCAGTTTAATGTTCAGCTTTATCTGGTATTTCAATGTCAATGATACGCCAAAAGGCTCTACCTATTTCAAACCCAAGCAAACCGGCGCCATGGAAGTCACCAGCAAAGGCGACTTCTTTTTACTGCTGGTGGCCAAATTACCTATGTATGCCGCTTTGTTTCTGCTGACCTGGAAGCTCTCTCCCGCCGGCGTCGATTTACTTTCCGATACCGGCGCCAATGTCGCCTATATCGCTTTAGTCCTTTTATATCTGCTGGAAGTCAAGCAAACCTATAAGGTTAACCGCCAGGTCTTTACTGAGGAAATACCGGAAGCCCACCGATATAAATTCAGGCAGGTAGTGGTATTAAACGTGCTGTATTTTGCCACCTTCGGCTCTGAATTGGCCGTGATTTCTATGCTGCCGTTATTTTTTGCCGAAGTATTCAGCCTGGATATGGTTTATGCCGGTTTGCTCGCTTCCCTGTATGCCTTTATGAATTTAATGTCCCGTCCCGGCGGCGGCTGGATCAGCGATAGATTCGGCCGCAAGAAAACCCTGTTGATTTTAACCGCCGGCCTGGCCCTGGGTTACCTGGCCATGTCCGCCATAGATAACACCTGGCCGCTGTTTGTCGCTGTGCTCGCCGCCATGGCCTGCTCCTTCTTTGTCCAGGCGGGTGAGGGGGCGGTATTTGCCGCCGTACCTTTAATTAAACGCCGTTTAACCGGACAAATCGCCGGCATGACCGGGGCTTACGGCAATGTCGGCGCTGTGGTCTATTTAACCGTCTTGTCTATGGTCAGCTACCAAACCTTCTTTTTAGTGATAGCCGGCACCGCCGTACTGGGCTTTACCGCCTTATTATTTATGGAAGAGCCAAGCGGCACCATCACAGAAGTACGTGAAGACGGCACCATAGAACTGATCAATGTCTCCAGTCATTAA
- a CDS encoding bifunctional protein-serine/threonine kinase/phosphatase, translating into MNIANTELTKETNTFSGLLVCYGGYSCAGKKAVNQDAFAALTPNENEQMVKGIVAAIADGVSSASKAAEAAQLATTQFISEYYATPPTWSTQQSASKVITGLNQWLYSQQGVLDVHYPQQQWLTTFSALILKSATGYVFHVGDTRICRFRDGQIEAITRDHNRKQGGQQVILTRALGAESRLQVDAHTVDLQSGDVYMLTCDGIHDFLSAKAIRAHLSTISSEPDNSELEHISKRIVNHAISIGSDDNVSCLLVYVKDVPRRKLDEIERDILNQLIPPALHPGMRLDDFLVRKVIHASIRSHLYLVEHIDWPEPLVLKAPSANLADDAIYLQGFMREAWVGERIKHDNVMKIERRRSKSKFTYLLCEYIEGQTLSQWIYDNPGPTIAQVRDIMNQVISALRAFQRLELVHRDLKPDNIMIDQFNQVKLIDYGTVFVASLDENQQTLPETVPQGSLNYIAPETLLHMNTDYRSDLFSLGVICYELLCAELPFKPMVRAEITFKDYSQWQYRSIRAFRPELPAWIDIALKRATAPDPDLRYQAFSEFYADLNKPNTSAVEQYQRLPFIRRHPVKFWKSVSLVLFIAFLIALFT; encoded by the coding sequence ATGAATATCGCTAATACAGAGCTAACCAAGGAAACAAACACATTTTCCGGGCTGCTGGTGTGTTACGGCGGTTATTCCTGTGCCGGTAAAAAAGCCGTCAACCAGGACGCCTTTGCCGCACTGACCCCCAATGAAAACGAACAAATGGTTAAGGGCATAGTGGCTGCCATTGCCGACGGCGTATCCAGCGCCAGTAAAGCCGCTGAAGCCGCACAACTGGCAACAACCCAGTTTATCAGCGAATATTATGCTACCCCCCCCACCTGGTCTACCCAACAATCCGCTTCTAAGGTGATTACCGGCTTAAACCAGTGGTTATATTCCCAGCAAGGGGTGCTGGATGTCCACTACCCGCAACAGCAATGGCTGACCACTTTTTCCGCCCTGATACTAAAATCGGCAACCGGCTATGTTTTTCATGTCGGTGACACCCGCATCTGCAGGTTCAGGGATGGTCAGATAGAAGCCATCACCCGGGATCACAACCGTAAACAGGGAGGACAGCAGGTGATCCTGACCCGGGCTCTGGGAGCTGAGAGCCGATTGCAGGTGGATGCCCATACCGTTGACCTGCAATCCGGGGATGTTTATATGCTGACCTGTGACGGCATCCATGATTTTTTATCTGCAAAAGCCATCCGTGCCCATTTAAGCACCATTTCTTCGGAGCCCGACAATAGCGAACTCGAACATATCAGCAAACGTATCGTCAATCATGCGATCAGTATCGGCAGTGACGATAATGTCAGTTGCCTGCTGGTTTATGTAAAAGATGTGCCCAGAAGAAAGCTCGATGAAATCGAACGGGATATTCTCAACCAGCTGATCCCGCCGGCATTACACCCCGGCATGAGACTGGACGACTTCCTGGTGCGCAAAGTGATCCACGCCAGCATCCGCTCCCATTTATACCTGGTAGAACATATCGACTGGCCAGAGCCCCTGGTATTAAAAGCCCCTTCCGCCAACCTGGCGGATGATGCCATTTACCTGCAGGGGTTTATGCGCGAAGCCTGGGTCGGCGAACGCATCAAACATGACAATGTCATGAAAATAGAACGCAGGCGCAGCAAGAGTAAATTTACTTACCTGTTATGCGAATATATCGAAGGACAAACCTTAAGCCAGTGGATTTATGACAACCCCGGGCCGACGATTGCCCAGGTCCGGGACATTATGAACCAGGTTATCTCTGCCCTGCGCGCCTTTCAGCGCCTCGAACTAGTACACAGGGATTTAAAACCCGACAATATCATGATCGATCAGTTTAACCAGGTAAAACTCATTGATTACGGCACCGTATTTGTCGCCTCCCTGGATGAAAACCAGCAAACCTTGCCGGAAACCGTGCCCCAGGGCTCGTTAAATTATATTGCCCCGGAAACCTTATTGCATATGAATACAGATTACCGCAGCGACTTGTTTTCGCTCGGGGTCATTTGCTATGAACTCTTGTGCGCTGAACTGCCTTTTAAACCTATGGTCAGGGCAGAAATTACCTTCAAGGATTATTCCCAGTGGCAATACCGCAGCATACGGGCTTTCAGGCCTGAATTACCGGCCTGGATCGATATTGCCCTTAAACGTGCTACGGCACCGGATCCCGATCTACGCTATCAGGCCTTTTCCGAGTTTTATGCCGATCTGAACAAACCCAACACCAGTGCCGTAGAGCAATATCAGCGCCTGCCGTTTATCCGCCGCCACCCGGTAAAATTCTGGAAAAGTGTTTCCCTGGTGCTCTTTATTGCTTTTTTAATTGCTCTGTTTACCTGA
- a CDS encoding O-acetylhomoserine aminocarboxypropyltransferase/cysteine synthase family protein translates to MKFESIALHQGYNSEETTKAAAVPIYQTTSYTFDNTQHGADLFDLKVPGNIYTRIMNPTTDVLEQRLAALEGGIGALAVASGMSAITYAIQCLCEVGTNIVSTSELYGGTYNLFAHSLPKQGIEVRFASGDDIDAFEQLIDKNTRAIYCESIGNPAGNIVDIKQLAQVARSHGVPLIVDNTVATPFLCRPFEHGADIVVHSLTKYIGGHGTSVGGIIVDSGKFDWVANKERFKIMNEPDPSYHDVIYSQAFEQAAFIGRCRVVPLRNTGAAISPFNAFQILQGLETLALRMERHCDNAEQLAIHLEQHDKVAWINYAALDSSPYRQTCEKITGGKASGILSFGIKGGKDAGARFIDGLTMILRLVNIGDAKSLACHPASTTHRQLNDEELAAAGVSADLVRISVGIENIADIIADVDQALAAVNNL, encoded by the coding sequence ATGAAATTTGAATCAATTGCCTTACACCAAGGTTATAACTCAGAAGAGACCACCAAAGCGGCGGCGGTCCCCATTTACCAAACCACTTCCTATACCTTCGACAACACCCAACACGGCGCCGATCTCTTTGATTTAAAAGTACCGGGCAATATCTACACCCGGATCATGAACCCCACCACAGATGTTTTGGAGCAGCGCCTCGCTGCCCTCGAAGGTGGTATCGGCGCTCTGGCGGTTGCTTCTGGCATGTCCGCCATTACTTATGCCATCCAGTGCCTTTGTGAAGTCGGCACTAACATTGTCAGCACCAGTGAACTTTATGGCGGCACCTATAATTTATTTGCCCATTCCCTGCCGAAACAGGGCATAGAAGTCCGTTTTGCCTCTGGCGATGATATTGACGCTTTTGAGCAACTGATAGATAAAAATACCCGGGCAATATATTGCGAGTCCATCGGCAACCCGGCGGGCAATATTGTCGATATCAAGCAGCTGGCACAAGTTGCCCGCAGTCACGGGGTACCGCTGATTGTCGATAATACCGTTGCCACACCTTTTTTGTGCCGACCCTTTGAACATGGCGCCGATATTGTCGTCCATTCCCTGACCAAATATATCGGCGGACACGGCACCTCTGTCGGCGGTATTATTGTCGATTCCGGCAAGTTTGACTGGGTCGCCAATAAAGAAAGGTTCAAAATCATGAATGAACCCGACCCTTCCTACCATGATGTGATTTATAGCCAGGCATTTGAACAGGCGGCTTTTATCGGCCGCTGCCGAGTGGTGCCGCTGAGAAATACCGGGGCGGCAATTTCCCCTTTTAATGCCTTTCAAATACTGCAGGGCCTGGAAACCCTGGCACTGCGTATGGAAAGACACTGCGACAATGCCGAACAACTGGCAATACACCTTGAACAACATGATAAAGTCGCCTGGATCAACTATGCGGCGCTTGACAGCAGCCCTTACCGGCAGACATGCGAAAAGATCACCGGCGGCAAAGCCTCCGGCATTCTCAGCTTTGGCATTAAAGGCGGTAAAGACGCCGGCGCCCGGTTTATTGATGGCCTAACAATGATCTTACGCCTGGTGAACATCGGCGATGCCAAGTCCCTGGCCTGTCACCCGGCCTCCACCACCCACAGGCAATTAAACGATGAAGAATTAGCTGCTGCCGGTGTCAGCGCCGACCTGGTGCGGATTTCTGTCGGCATTGAGAACATCGCCGATATTATCGCCGATGTGGACCAGGCGCTGGCAGCGGTCAATAACCTCTAA
- a CDS encoding CPXCG motif-containing cysteine-rich protein yields the protein MIHELKRSNQECPHCGHYQQLALGLDTADTGNYLECPVCCRNIHSAMEINEYLQQVQMFFADEPGLVP from the coding sequence ATGATCCATGAACTGAAACGTAGCAATCAGGAGTGTCCGCATTGTGGCCATTACCAACAGCTGGCGTTAGGTCTGGATACGGCAGATACCGGCAACTACCTGGAATGTCCGGTTTGCTGCCGTAATATTCATTCGGCGATGGAAATCAATGAGTATTTGCAGCAAGTACAGATGTTTTTCGCCGATGAGCCCGGGCTGGTGCCTTAA
- a CDS encoding cytochrome c, producing MKATDLSKPAGFARQIKAVLVSLLILGGLSAAQAAQDQGGLIAQGKYLAEIGDCVACHTPQGGRELSGGLPFETPFGIVYSTNITSDKETGIGYYSYRDFYRAMHEGISPNGNLYPAMPYTSYHLLTDADTRALYAYFMNTKPIRQENKASEISFPFNIRMGLKAWNMMNHEDSEFIANPAKSDSWNRGSYLVNVLGHCGECHTPRNTTFAMKPEAHFQGAVLDTFEASNITPQELNRQNWTHEDLKQLFTKGYSRKGTVFGGMYPVVYHSYSHLTEQDMRAVTSYLLDNEADIEELPLAFNGHDKDAPGYNIYMGYCAGCHGQDGEGRPNVAPALAGNATLDRSSVFNAVSLLLNGIVSQHYNSTTSFYAMPGYAEKFDDQQLTDLVNYMRITWTGQKADIRVTEVNDIRTNMKQALH from the coding sequence ATGAAAGCAACAGATTTATCTAAACCTGCCGGCTTTGCCCGGCAAATCAAAGCCGTTTTAGTCTCTTTGCTTATCCTGGGGGGTCTGTCCGCGGCACAGGCGGCACAAGATCAGGGCGGGTTAATTGCCCAGGGTAAATACCTGGCGGAAATCGGAGATTGCGTTGCCTGCCATACCCCGCAGGGAGGGCGTGAATTAAGCGGCGGTTTACCTTTTGAAACTCCTTTTGGTATCGTCTATTCCACCAATATTACCTCGGATAAGGAAACCGGTATCGGCTACTACAGCTATCGGGACTTTTACCGGGCCATGCACGAGGGCATAAGTCCAAACGGTAACCTTTACCCGGCCATGCCTTATACTTCTTACCACTTGTTAACAGACGCCGATACCCGCGCCCTGTACGCATATTTTATGAACACTAAGCCCATCCGCCAGGAAAATAAGGCGAGCGAGATCAGTTTCCCCTTTAATATCCGCATGGGGTTAAAGGCATGGAACATGATGAACCATGAAGACAGTGAGTTCATCGCAAACCCGGCTAAGAGCGATAGCTGGAACCGCGGCAGTTACCTGGTGAATGTACTCGGGCATTGCGGAGAGTGCCATACCCCGAGAAATACAACCTTTGCTATGAAACCCGAGGCGCACTTTCAGGGGGCGGTACTGGATACCTTTGAAGCTTCCAATATTACGCCCCAGGAGTTAAACCGGCAAAACTGGACCCATGAAGACCTCAAACAGCTGTTTACTAAAGGATATTCCCGTAAAGGCACGGTGTTTGGCGGCATGTACCCTGTGGTGTACCACAGCTACAGCCACCTGACCGAGCAGGATATGCGTGCCGTGACCAGCTATTTGCTGGATAACGAAGCAGATATTGAAGAGCTGCCGCTGGCCTTCAACGGCCATGATAAAGACGCCCCCGGTTATAACATTTATATGGGCTATTGCGCCGGTTGTCACGGCCAGGACGGTGAAGGGCGTCCCAATGTCGCCCCGGCACTGGCGGGCAATGCCACCTTAGACCGCAGCAGTGTCTTTAATGCGGTGTCTTTATTGCTTAACGGTATCGTCAGCCAGCACTACAACAGCACCACCAGTTTTTATGCCATGCCGGGGTATGCGGAAAAGTTTGACGATCAGCAGTTAACGGACCTGGTGAACTATATGCGCATTACCTGGACCGGCCAAAAAGCCGATATCCGGGTAACTGAGGTAAACGATATCCGCACCAATATGAAACAGGCGCTGCATTAA
- a CDS encoding xanthine dehydrogenase family protein molybdopterin-binding subunit, with protein MNSFSSSRRTFIKRCVISGIAVYSAPLLWKVGNSQAAGLSEALTAQFKGDNKLKFRMDGIAKVTGEKIYGRDYRALDMAGWPDQQGYAYILRLDDAGYVYNGFDLSSLPVQARPTQVITAKELARDGVSLPPFFGSDMLLPQGQTAHYLGHAVAILLFNDFAAFKQAKNLLQFNKKVIRYGEKTAFVSDSKDPYTSWRIIREEGENGPSGEDRYSPLQDGIFFPNYKAHRPQWPTSLDQQGNVSERGMYYAGRINDDLTRGNEDWHLLEREYRTQIVDPMMMEPEAFNGWFDEKEGTFHTVITSQSPQDYQEQAVHMLSHGPLAGKVKNLVVHSPFIGGGFGAKDHSIFPYYGLVAAMYAGKPMRLANDRFEQFQSGLKRHPFTMKNRLAVDKKTLKIKALTADMTVDGGGRVNFTGPVTMVGATALQSIYYIPRNDIKATAYASRNPDSGSMRGFGTLQSMSAMESMINEMAGELKVDAIDLRRANVMESGQRNTQGAIPNGALRYREILDMAQQHPLWLERGVKKAAYEAANPGKKYGVGFGITTKDYGTGAAAPSSAVRLSKSGKIEVDICFMEMGTGTQSSQAVVVKDKLGIIADKVTVAAVDVWQAMQQIQTHNPYFINQQQQDEMEKNPRWTPVIGMASAASMSSYYQTHTTKAAAEVIFRHGIWPAAVAIWSEKYFNGAMAPDNFNDADDAHWVDGKLTAQGYPPLSLEVLAKRVHEMGLVTGVMVHAFNRWAWSNASFEILGQEVELEIDGLAVQYGEGASEQQKAAMNSKGYHLLDRTRVNYPKTALNNAMVTYYAPCAAMVEIAVNEGNGEVEILNSHTWLETGKVIVQELVEGQIQGGLAMGVGHALYEEIPPFEDGAGNGTWNLNRYKVPMARQVGVWNQKHTILPPLSDSDPSKGIGEVVMISIVPALVEAVYQATSVRFYDLPMTAQKIKGAIS; from the coding sequence ATGAATTCTTTTAGTTCTTCCCGGCGAACGTTTATCAAGCGTTGCGTCATCAGTGGCATCGCCGTTTATTCAGCACCATTGCTCTGGAAAGTGGGCAATAGCCAGGCGGCCGGTTTATCCGAAGCGCTAACGGCGCAATTTAAAGGCGACAATAAACTTAAATTCCGTATGGACGGGATTGCCAAAGTGACCGGTGAAAAGATCTATGGCCGGGATTACCGCGCCCTGGATATGGCGGGCTGGCCGGATCAACAGGGTTATGCCTATATTTTACGCCTGGACGATGCCGGTTATGTTTATAATGGCTTTGACCTGAGCAGCTTGCCGGTGCAGGCAAGGCCAACTCAGGTGATCACCGCCAAAGAGCTTGCCCGTGACGGCGTGAGCCTGCCGCCATTTTTCGGCAGCGATATGTTATTGCCTCAGGGGCAAACCGCCCATTACCTTGGGCATGCGGTGGCGATTTTACTGTTTAATGATTTTGCCGCTTTTAAGCAGGCGAAAAACCTGCTGCAGTTTAATAAAAAAGTGATCCGCTACGGTGAAAAAACCGCGTTTGTTTCCGACAGCAAAGACCCCTACACCAGCTGGCGTATTATCCGCGAAGAAGGCGAAAATGGTCCGTCGGGAGAGGATAGATACAGCCCGTTGCAGGACGGGATCTTTTTCCCCAACTATAAAGCCCACCGGCCGCAATGGCCGACAAGCCTGGATCAGCAGGGTAATGTGTCTGAGCGGGGCATGTATTACGCCGGTCGCATCAATGACGATCTCACCCGGGGCAATGAAGACTGGCACTTGCTGGAGCGGGAATACCGTACCCAGATTGTTGATCCTATGATGATGGAACCTGAAGCCTTTAACGGCTGGTTTGATGAAAAAGAAGGCACTTTCCATACAGTGATCACCTCGCAATCGCCGCAGGATTACCAGGAGCAGGCGGTGCATATGCTCAGCCACGGACCGCTGGCGGGCAAAGTGAAAAACCTGGTGGTGCACTCTCCCTTTATCGGCGGCGGCTTCGGCGCTAAAGATCATTCCATTTTCCCCTATTACGGCCTGGTGGCGGCCATGTATGCCGGCAAACCCATGCGCCTGGCCAATGACAGGTTTGAGCAGTTCCAGTCGGGATTAAAGCGCCATCCTTTTACTATGAAAAACCGTTTGGCGGTGGACAAAAAGACCCTGAAAATAAAAGCCCTGACCGCAGATATGACGGTTGACGGCGGCGGCCGGGTCAACTTTACCGGCCCCGTGACTATGGTGGGGGCAACGGCGCTGCAAAGCATCTATTATATTCCGCGCAATGATATTAAGGCGACGGCATATGCTTCGCGCAACCCCGACAGCGGCTCTATGCGCGGCTTCGGTACCTTGCAGTCGATGTCGGCGATGGAGTCGATGATCAATGAAATGGCCGGTGAGCTTAAGGTGGATGCCATAGATTTACGCAGGGCCAATGTCATGGAGTCCGGGCAGCGCAATACCCAGGGAGCTATCCCCAATGGCGCCCTGCGTTACCGGGAAATCTTGGATATGGCACAGCAACACCCTCTATGGCTGGAGCGCGGCGTGAAAAAAGCGGCCTATGAAGCCGCCAACCCCGGGAAGAAATATGGTGTCGGTTTTGGTATCACCACTAAAGATTACGGCACCGGCGCGGCAGCGCCGAGTTCGGCGGTGCGCCTGAGCAAGTCCGGCAAAATTGAAGTAGACATCTGCTTTATGGAAATGGGCACAGGCACGCAAAGTTCGCAGGCTGTGGTGGTTAAAGATAAGCTTGGCATTATCGCCGATAAGGTCACTGTAGCGGCAGTGGATGTCTGGCAGGCAATGCAGCAAATCCAGACCCATAACCCTTATTTTATCAACCAGCAGCAGCAGGATGAAATGGAAAAAAATCCCCGCTGGACCCCGGTGATCGGTATGGCTTCGGCAGCTTCGATGTCGTCTTATTATCAGACCCATACCACTAAGGCGGCAGCCGAAGTGATTTTCCGTCACGGTATCTGGCCGGCGGCGGTTGCCATCTGGAGTGAAAAATATTTCAACGGTGCCATGGCGCCGGATAACTTTAATGATGCCGACGATGCCCATTGGGTTGACGGTAAGCTGACGGCGCAGGGTTATCCGCCGTTATCCCTGGAAGTGCTGGCAAAGCGTGTCCATGAGATGGGCCTGGTGACAGGTGTTATGGTACATGCCTTTAACCGTTGGGCCTGGAGCAACGCCAGCTTTGAAATACTGGGGCAAGAGGTGGAGCTGGAAATTGACGGCCTGGCAGTGCAATACGGCGAGGGGGCCAGCGAGCAACAAAAAGCTGCCATGAACTCAAAAGGCTATCACTTGTTAGACCGTACCCGGGTGAACTACCCGAAAACCGCGTTAAACAATGCCATGGTGACTTACTATGCACCATGTGCTGCCATGGTGGAAATTGCCGTCAATGAAGGCAATGGTGAAGTGGAAATTCTCAATTCCCATACCTGGCTTGAAACCGGCAAAGTGATAGTGCAGGAGCTGGTGGAAGGGCAAATACAAGGGGGGCTTGCCATGGGAGTCGGCCATGCCTTGTATGAAGAAATCCCGCCATTCGAAGACGGTGCCGGTAACGGCACCTGGAACCTGAACCGCTACAAGGTGCCTATGGCCAGGCAGGTGGGGGTATGGAATCAGAAACACACCATATTACCGCCGCTTTCCGATAGCGATCCCAGTAAGGGCATAGGGGAGGTGGTGATGATTTCTATCGTACCTGCCCTGGTGGAAGCGGTATACCAGGCTACTTCAGTTCGTTTTTACGACCTTCCGATGACAGCACAAAAAATTAAGGGGGCGATTTCATGA